The sequence below is a genomic window from Quadrisphaera setariae.
GAAGCTGGCGAAGGAGCCGATGCTGCGCTCGAGCTTGGGGGTGTAGCCGTACTCGTCGAGCCCGTGGCTGTCCGCACCGTCGGCGCTGTCAGCGCTGCTGGGGCTGCTCTTGCTGGGGGTGGCGACGGGCGTGCGTTCTCCTCGTGTGGTGCTCACCGGGACCTCCTGGGTCCGTCGGCGCCGGGCTTCGGGGCTCCGGCGCGGCTGCGGGGTGGCGTGGTGCTGGGTGGTGCGGGCGGTGCTCGGGGTGCGTGTCAGCCGGCGAACCAGCCGGCGGGCCTCGGGGCGGTGTTGCGCCAGACGTGCTTGCTCTGGCGGTACTCGGCCAGGCCCTCGGGGCCGAGCTCGCGGCCGTTGCCGGAGCGGCCCCAGCCGCCCCACTCGGCCTGCGGCACGTAGGGCCCGAAGTCGTTGACCCACACCGTGCCGTGGCGCAGCGCCGCGGCGACGCGCTCGCCGCGCTCGACGTCGGCGGTCTGCACCCCGCCGGCCAGGCCGTACGCGGTGTCGTTGGCCAGGGCGACCGCCTCGGCCTCGGTGCGGAAGCGCTCCACAGTGAGGATGGGGCCGAAGGTCTCCTCCTGCACCAGCCGCATCGCCCTGTCGCAGCCGTCGAAGACGGTCGGCTCGTAGAAGAAGCCGTCCTGCAGGTGCTCGGCCTCGGGACGCTTCCCGCCGGTGAGCAGGCGCGCGCCCTCGGCCTTCCCGAGCGCTACGTACGCCTCGACCTTCTCGCGGTGCGCCGCCGAGACCAGCGGTCCGGTCTCGCTGGCCGGGTCCAGACCGCTGCCCGTCCGGATCCGACGGGCCCGGTCGACCACGCCGGCCACCAGCTCGTCCGCGATCGACTCCTCGACGATGAGCCGGGTGCCGGCAGAGCAGACCTGCCCGGAGTGCAGGAAGGCACCGGTGAGCACGAGGTCGACGGCGGTGGCGAGGTCGGCGTCGGCGAAGACGACGTGCGGGTTCTTGCCGCCCAGCTCCACCGTGACCCGCTTGACCGACTCCGCCCCCGCTCGCAGGATGCGCTGGCCGGTGGCCAGGCCGCCGGTGAAGGAGACCAGGTCGACGTCGTCGTGCTCGGTCAGCGCCGGGCCGACCACCGGGCCACCGCCCAGCACGAGGTTGACCGCCCCGTCGGGCACGCCCGCCTCCGCGAGCAGGCGGATCAGGTGGACGGTGGTGAGGGGGGTGACCTCGCTGGGCTTGAGCACGGTCGTGTTGCCGGCCCCGAGCGCGGGGGCCACCTTCCACGCGATCTGCAGCAGCGGGTAGTTCCACGGCGCGATGAGCGAGCACACCCCGACGGGGGCGTGCACGACGCGGCTGACGACGTCGTCGCGGCCCACGTCGACGGTCCTGTCGACGTCGCGGAGCACCTCGTCGGCGTAGTAGCGGAACACCGCCGCGACGTCGTCGACGTCGATCCGGCTCTCCGCCAGCGTCTTGCCGGTGTCGAGGGTCTCGGTGCGCGCGATCTCCTCCTTGTCGCGCTCGAGCAGCTCCGCGGTGCGGCGCAGCACCTTCGAGCGGTCGTCCACGGGGGTGGCGGGCCAGGTGCCCTCGTCGAAGGCGCGCCGCGCCACGGCGACCGCTGCGGCGGCGTCGTCCGCGGTGGCCTCGTCGACGGAGGTGAAGGCCCGGCCGGTGGCGGGGTCGATGACGTCGCGCTGCCCGCCGTCGGAGGAGGAGCGCCAGCGGCCGTCGATGAAGAGGTCGGGCACGGCTCAGACCTCCAGCGCGTGGGGCTGGGCGGTGGGGGTGCTGTTGCGCGGGTCGCCCTCGGGGTACAGGGGCATGCCGTCGCGGTGGCGGTAGAACGGCACGTGGAGCGCGGGCAGCGGGGTGTTGCCGGCGATGAGGTCGGCGGCCTTCTCGGCCATCATCATGATCGGCGCGTAGATGTTGCCGTTGGTGACGTACGGCATCGCCGAGGCGTCCACCACCCGCAGGCCCTCGGTGCCGTGCACCTTCATGGTCAGCGGGTCGACCACGCTGTCCGGGCCCGTGCCCATCTTGGCGGTGCACGAGGGGTGCAGCGCCGTCTCGGCGTCCTTGGCGACCCAGTCGAGGATCTTCTGGTCGGTCTCCACCGACGGTCCGGGGGAGATCTCGCCGTCGCTGAAGGCGGCGAACGCCGGCTGCTCGAGGATGGTGCGGGCGGCGCGCACCATCTCGATCCACTCGCGCCGGTCGTTCTCGGTGGACAGGTAGTTGAACCGGATGGCCGGGCGCTCCAGCGGGTCCGTGCTCCTGATCTTCAGGCTGCCGCGGACGTCGGAGTACATGGGGCCGATGTGCACCTGGTACCCGTGCACCGATGCGGGCTTGGACCCGTCGTAGCGCACCGCGACGGGCAGGAAGTGGAACATGAGGTTGGGGTAGTCCACGCGGTCGTTGCTGCGGATGAAGCCGCCCGCCTCGAAGTGGTTGGAGGCGCCCACACCGCTCTTGAAGAAGAGCCACTCGGCACCGATGCGCGGGGCCCGCGCCTTGCTGAGCCACGGCCCCAGCGAGACCGGCTGCTTGCAGGCGTGCTGGACGTACACCTCCAGGTGGTCCTGGAGGTTCTGGCCCACGCCGGGCAGGTCGACGGCGCTGCGGATGCCGAGGGCGGCGAGGTCGGAGGCGTCACCGATGCCCGCGAGCTGCAGCAGCTGGGGCGTGCCGAACGCCCCGCCGCACAGGACCACCTCGCCGGCGTCGACGCTGCGCTTGAGCTTGCCGCCGCGCAGGTAGTCCACGCCCACCGCGCGGGCGCCCTGCATGCGGACGCCGGTCACCGTGGACAGCGTGTGCACGGTGAGGTTCTTGCGGTCCATCACCGGGTGCAGGTAGGCGCGGGCGGCGCTGAGGCGCTTGCCGTGGCGCACGTTCCTGTCGAAGGGCGCGAAGCCCTCCTGGCGGTAGCCGTTGACGTCGTCGGTGAGCGGGTGCCCGGCCTGCTGCACGGCCTCGAAGAACGCGCCGAACAGCGGTGAGTTCGCCGGCCCGCGCTCCAGCTCCAGCGGACCGGAGCCGCCGCGCCAGGCGTCCGCGCCGGCCAGGCAGTTCTCCATGCGCTTGAAGTAGGGGAGCACGTGGGCGTAGTCCCAGGTCTCCATGCCGGGGTCGGAGGCCCACCGCTCGTAGTCGAGCGGGTTGCCCCGCTGGAAGATCATCCCGTTGATGCTGCTGGACCCGCCGAGCACCTTGCCCCGCGCGTGGTAGACGCGACGGCCGTCCATGTAGGGCTCCGGCTCGGAGGAGTACTTCCAGTCGTAGAAGCGGTTGCCGATGGGGAACGGCAGCGCCGCCGGCATGTGCACCAGCGGGTCGAGCGAGAAGTCGCTGCGGCCGGCCTCGAGCACCAGCACCGAGGTGGACGGGTCGGCGCTGAGCCGGTTGGCCAGCGCGCAGCCGGCCGAACCCCCTCCGACGATGACGTAGTCGTAGCGCTTGCTCACGGGGTGCCTCCAGGGCTGAGCGGGGACGGGACTGGTCGTGCTGGTCGTGCTCGTGGGTGCTGGGTGCGGGTCAGCCGCTGCGCGCGATGACCTCGGCGAGGTGGGCCTCGATGACGTGCCGCACCTCGTGCTCGCTGTGCAGCTGCCCGAGGTGGTGCGCCTGCTCGGCATCACCGCGGGCGATGGCCGCCACGAGCGCGGCGTGCTGCTCGGCGACGGCGGCGGTGGGCAGCTCGCCGTCGACCTCGTGCCACAGCAGCGGGGCGATCTCGCCGCGCAGCTGCACGCTGGCTGTGGTGAGGCGCAGCGACTGCGCGGCCCCGGCCAGGGCGATGTGCAGGCGGCTGTCGGCCAGTCGCAGTTGCTTGGTGCTGGTGGCCACCTCGAAGGCCGCCACCAGCTCCCGCAGGTGGTCGACGTCGTCGTCATCGGCCCGTTCGGCCGCGAGCCGGCAGCTCGTGGCGGTGATGCTGCCGGAGAGGTCCCCGAGGTCGCGCAGCCACTCGGTGCTCAGCTCGCGCAGGCGGGCGGCCACCTCGTCGGGGGAGACCGCGGAGGTGTCGGTGACGAAGCTGCCGCCGCCGTTGCCGCGCCGGGTGGTGATGACGCCCCGGTCGCGGAGCATCGCCAGCGCCTGGCGCAGCTGGAGCACCGTGACCCCGAGCTGCTCGGCGAGGTCCCGCTCAGGTGGGAGGCGCGTGCCCGCCCCCACCAGGCCGACGGTGATGGCGGTCTCCAGCTGGGCGGCCACCTGCTCCGCCCGGCCGCCGGAGCCGCCGGCATCGCCGAGGGCGGTGACCAGCGCCAGCGGAGCGGCGACGAGCAGGCCGCTGCTCACCGCTGCCCCAGGGCGACCAGGCGCCAGGACGAACGGCCGGGCACCCGCGAGGGCACCGGCACCTCGACCTCGACAGCGTCCTTGAGCTGCGGGGGCACCCGGCTGCCGGAGGTCAGCAGCGCGGTGTTGGAGACGACCACGCGGTCGTTGGCGGCCAGCAGCGCCACCGCCGGCCGGCGCCGGCCCACCTGCTCGAGGAACGCAGCCTCCAGCCAGGCCATGTCCAGGTCGCCGCCCACGACCAGCTCCGCGCCCGGCGCCACCACCAGCGGGACGGTCAGCGTGGTCGTGTAGACGTCGCAGCCGCCGGCGTCGAGGTAGGGACCCACCGCCACCTGCCGGCCGGAGTCGAGCGGGGCCCGGAACCAGGGGCGGGCCTGGTAGTCGTAGTAGCCCAGGGCGCTGGGGTCGAGCACGTGCGTGGCGAACGCGGGCTCGCCCGACGGTCCCCGGCGCCACCACTCCATCCAGCGGTCGGTGTCGGCGAGCACCCCCGGACCGACGGCCACGCCGACGCCCTCCAGGGGGTTGGGGCGCGGGGCGAGCACGCTGCGGAAGAGCGGGTGCAGCGCCGTCAGCGACGACCTCGTGGCGGCGCGGCCGCTGCTGGCGAGCACCTCCGCCGTGCGCTCGCGGACGGCCTCCACGGCGTCGAAGGCCGCGTCGATGGCGCCTCCCAGCTGCTCGCCGGTCCGGTGCAGCAGCTCGCCGGTCTCGGGCGCGGCCGACGGTGTCGTCGGTGGTGTGCTCATGGAGACCTCCCGCGTCGGGGTGGGGCGTGGCGAGTGCGGACCGAACGGCGCCGAGCGGCTGTGCTCGACGCCAGACCTTCTTCTTCGAAGTTTCGAATCCGAATGTTCCACGGGTGTGTCCGGAGGGTCAAGGCCTCGTGTCGACTTCCTCTCGCGCCCGGGCGATGCCGCTCCCGTCGACGTCGACGGCGACGCGCGCGGTGTGGCGGCCCGTTCCGGCCGTCTCGCCCCAGGGCGTCCGTGAGGGGGCTCATCGCTGTGCCCGCGGGGACGCTGACCTCAGCCGCGAGCGGGCGCAGCCCCCACGCGGAAGCGCTCGGGGGCGGGTGCTGAGCCGGTGGCGACGTCGGCCGCGAGCTCTCCGAGCAGCGGGGCGAACTTCGCCCCGTGGCCCGAGCACGGCGACAGCACCGTCACCCCGTCGACCCCGTCGACGACGAAGTCCTCGGTGGGGGTCGTCGTGTACAGGCACGTCGTCTCCGCGTACGGCTCGGGGACCAGCCCCGGGAGGTGCTCCCGCACGTAGGCGGTGACGCGCTCGCGGTTGGAGGGATCGACCGCGCCGCTGCGCCGCGACGCCGAGCCGATGCTGCGGCCGGCGGCGTGCTCGGCCACCTTCTGGCCGGCGGAGCCCGCGTCACGGCCAC
It includes:
- a CDS encoding FadR/GntR family transcriptional regulator, which encodes MSSGLLVAAPLALVTALGDAGGSGGRAEQVAAQLETAITVGLVGAGTRLPPERDLAEQLGVTVLQLRQALAMLRDRGVITTRRGNGGGSFVTDTSAVSPDEVAARLRELSTEWLRDLGDLSGSITATSCRLAAERADDDDVDHLRELVAAFEVATSTKQLRLADSRLHIALAGAAQSLRLTTASVQLRGEIAPLLWHEVDGELPTAAVAEQHAALVAAIARGDAEQAHHLGQLHSEHEVRHVIEAHLAEVIARSG
- a CDS encoding cache domain-containing protein, which encodes MSTPPTTPSAAPETGELLHRTGEQLGGAIDAAFDAVEAVRERTAEVLASSGRAATRSSLTALHPLFRSVLAPRPNPLEGVGVAVGPGVLADTDRWMEWWRRGPSGEPAFATHVLDPSALGYYDYQARPWFRAPLDSGRQVAVGPYLDAGGCDVYTTTLTVPLVVAPGAELVVGGDLDMAWLEAAFLEQVGRRRPAVALLAANDRVVVSNTALLTSGSRVPPQLKDAVEVEVPVPSRVPGRSSWRLVALGQR
- a CDS encoding aldehyde dehydrogenase family protein, which codes for MPDLFIDGRWRSSSDGGQRDVIDPATGRAFTSVDEATADDAAAAVAVARRAFDEGTWPATPVDDRSKVLRRTAELLERDKEEIARTETLDTGKTLAESRIDVDDVAAVFRYYADEVLRDVDRTVDVGRDDVVSRVVHAPVGVCSLIAPWNYPLLQIAWKVAPALGAGNTTVLKPSEVTPLTTVHLIRLLAEAGVPDGAVNLVLGGGPVVGPALTEHDDVDLVSFTGGLATGQRILRAGAESVKRVTVELGGKNPHVVFADADLATAVDLVLTGAFLHSGQVCSAGTRLIVEESIADELVAGVVDRARRIRTGSGLDPASETGPLVSAAHREKVEAYVALGKAEGARLLTGGKRPEAEHLQDGFFYEPTVFDGCDRAMRLVQEETFGPILTVERFRTEAEAVALANDTAYGLAGGVQTADVERGERVAAALRHGTVWVNDFGPYVPQAEWGGWGRSGNGRELGPEGLAEYRQSKHVWRNTAPRPAGWFAG
- the betA gene encoding choline dehydrogenase; the protein is MSKRYDYVIVGGGSAGCALANRLSADPSTSVLVLEAGRSDFSLDPLVHMPAALPFPIGNRFYDWKYSSEPEPYMDGRRVYHARGKVLGGSSSINGMIFQRGNPLDYERWASDPGMETWDYAHVLPYFKRMENCLAGADAWRGGSGPLELERGPANSPLFGAFFEAVQQAGHPLTDDVNGYRQEGFAPFDRNVRHGKRLSAARAYLHPVMDRKNLTVHTLSTVTGVRMQGARAVGVDYLRGGKLKRSVDAGEVVLCGGAFGTPQLLQLAGIGDASDLAALGIRSAVDLPGVGQNLQDHLEVYVQHACKQPVSLGPWLSKARAPRIGAEWLFFKSGVGASNHFEAGGFIRSNDRVDYPNLMFHFLPVAVRYDGSKPASVHGYQVHIGPMYSDVRGSLKIRSTDPLERPAIRFNYLSTENDRREWIEMVRAARTILEQPAFAAFSDGEISPGPSVETDQKILDWVAKDAETALHPSCTAKMGTGPDSVVDPLTMKVHGTEGLRVVDASAMPYVTNGNIYAPIMMMAEKAADLIAGNTPLPALHVPFYRHRDGMPLYPEGDPRNSTPTAQPHALEV